In one Dermatophilaceae bacterium Sec6.4 genomic region, the following are encoded:
- a CDS encoding MerR family transcriptional regulator, with translation MELLSVGDVAGRLGVTPSTVRMWGSRYGMTASGRTPGGHRRYTMDDLSRLQRVHTAVVSGLTPANAAATELGVTLPAPTTGPSSRRSGAGGSVLAVPGAGPRARGVARAASRLDEMAVEDAVIQALRDEGTLATWQDVIRPVLVSAGEYWQRTGNGIEIEHLLSQAVSTAFVRHVAEVIGRPQDPPVLLAAGPRDEHVLALHAVRAALAERGVPSRLLGPRTPVPALVAAAKRTRALAAFVWLSTPDDTAVADLPMLAKAHRRITIVVGGPGWAGADVGGAHRCTDLAGAVDELVTAATKDSTG, from the coding sequence GTGGAGCTACTTTCGGTCGGGGACGTCGCGGGGCGGCTGGGCGTCACGCCGTCCACCGTGCGCATGTGGGGTTCGCGTTATGGGATGACAGCCTCCGGCCGCACGCCAGGAGGGCACCGCCGATACACGATGGACGACCTTTCCCGGTTGCAACGCGTGCACACCGCGGTCGTGAGTGGTCTGACGCCGGCGAACGCCGCTGCTACCGAGTTGGGCGTGACGTTGCCTGCGCCGACAACGGGGCCCTCGTCGCGGCGCTCGGGCGCCGGGGGCTCAGTGCTCGCCGTGCCGGGTGCCGGGCCCCGAGCCCGCGGGGTTGCCCGCGCCGCTTCCCGGCTGGACGAGATGGCCGTCGAGGATGCAGTGATCCAGGCCCTGCGCGACGAAGGCACGCTGGCGACGTGGCAGGACGTGATCCGACCGGTGCTGGTGTCGGCGGGAGAATACTGGCAGCGGACCGGCAATGGCATCGAGATCGAGCACCTGCTCAGCCAGGCAGTCAGCACGGCATTTGTCCGGCATGTTGCCGAGGTCATCGGTCGACCGCAGGACCCGCCGGTCCTGCTGGCCGCCGGTCCCCGCGACGAACATGTCCTGGCGTTGCACGCTGTGCGGGCCGCGTTGGCCGAGCGCGGCGTCCCTTCACGCCTACTGGGGCCGCGCACCCCGGTACCTGCCCTCGTCGCCGCCGCAAAACGCACCCGTGCGCTGGCCGCGTTCGTGTGGCTCTCCACCCCCGATGACACCGCGGTGGCCGATCTTCCGATGCTCGCCAAGGCTCATCGCCGCATCACCATCGTGGTCGGTGGGCCCGGCTGGGCCGGCGCCGACGTAGGCGGTGCCCACCGCTGCACCGACCTGGCAGGCGCAGTCGATGAACTTGTCACTGCAGCTACCAAGGACAGCACCGGCTGA
- the ligD gene encoding non-homologous end-joining DNA ligase, producing the protein MASKGSPAVELKVGDRTVRVSNPDRVYFPGRGETKLDLANYYLSVGDGIVRALRERPCMLHRFPTGVEGEKVHQKRVPRGAPEWLETVQIHFPRWNRTADELCVTELASVLWAVQMSTVEFHPWNSRRADTERPDEWRIDLDPMPEASFDAVRRTAHLAHEVLDELGIRGFPKTSGGSGLHIYVRIEPRWEFADVRRAAFAFARELERRGPKEITTTWWRKDRDPAAVFVDYNQNARDHTIASAYSVRGNPEATVSAPIQWSEVDDVEPGDMTIATMPERFARLGDLHSEIDDTAFGLDTLLEWAERDEQAPPDQES; encoded by the coding sequence ATGGCGAGCAAAGGTAGCCCTGCAGTCGAGCTGAAAGTCGGCGACCGCACGGTACGCGTGTCGAATCCCGACCGCGTCTACTTCCCCGGCCGCGGGGAGACCAAGCTCGACCTGGCGAACTACTACCTCTCCGTCGGCGACGGGATTGTCCGGGCGCTGCGGGAGCGACCATGCATGCTGCACCGCTTCCCGACGGGCGTCGAGGGCGAGAAGGTGCACCAGAAGCGGGTGCCACGCGGTGCCCCGGAGTGGCTGGAAACAGTGCAGATCCACTTCCCTCGCTGGAACCGCACCGCCGACGAGCTGTGCGTCACAGAGTTGGCCAGTGTCCTCTGGGCCGTGCAGATGTCGACTGTGGAGTTCCACCCCTGGAACTCCCGGCGCGCCGACACCGAGCGGCCCGACGAGTGGCGCATCGACCTGGACCCGATGCCGGAGGCTTCCTTCGACGCGGTCCGCCGCACCGCGCACCTGGCGCACGAGGTGCTGGACGAGCTCGGCATCCGTGGCTTCCCAAAAACTTCCGGGGGCTCGGGTCTGCATATCTACGTGCGCATCGAGCCACGGTGGGAGTTCGCCGATGTACGCCGTGCTGCGTTCGCCTTTGCCCGCGAGCTCGAACGCCGTGGACCGAAGGAGATCACCACGACCTGGTGGCGCAAGGACCGTGACCCTGCTGCCGTCTTCGTGGACTACAACCAGAACGCCCGCGACCACACCATTGCGAGCGCGTATTCGGTGCGCGGTAACCCCGAGGCGACGGTGTCGGCGCCCATCCAGTGGTCCGAGGTGGATGACGTCGAGCCAGGCGACATGACGATCGCGACCATGCCTGAACGGTTCGCCCGACTGGGTGACCTGCATTCGGAAATCGACGACACGGCGTTCGGTTTGGACACCCTGTTGGAGTGGGCGGAACGAGACGAGCAGGCGCCACCGGACCAGGAGTCCTGA
- the glmS gene encoding glutamine--fructose-6-phosphate transaminase (isomerizing), whose translation MCGIVGYIGSGQAAPVLLEGLTRLEYRGYDSAGMALLTASGAKVFRAVGRVRDLQEALPKRLSAKVGIGHTRWATHGPATEINAHPHRSADGRIMLVHNGIVDNAIALRAELTAAGVEFVSDTDTEVLAHLIGRSTADSLEDRVIETLGRITGTYAIAVLDAQLPDRIVVARQGSPLILGIGDHEMFIGSDASALVRHTSQVIHLDDGELATVTAGGYETYTIDHARTSKQPEELTLRAEELQLEGYDTFLHKEIHEQATSLERMLSGRLDDRFATARLDGLGLDARDLRRFRRIKAIGCGSSYYIGQLGASMIEDLARIPADAEAASEFRYRNPIIETDTLYVAVSQSGETADTLFAVREIQRKGGRVVGLVNVVGSTIARECDGGIYLHAGPEISVASTKVLTHMGVGFALLALLLGRVRDLSYADGARIVAGLRALPGQIQDVLDTEEEIALVAKELAQAPSSFFIGRTRGYAVAREGAQKLKEISYQHAEAYQASELKHGPLALISPLMPTVAIVPDDELIERNVGALHEIAARNGPVIAITHPGVDFGDLRVQRIVVPHGEIELDPILMTIPLQLLAYHAASALGRDIDRPRNLAKSVTVE comes from the coding sequence ATGTGCGGAATTGTCGGATACATCGGGTCGGGCCAGGCTGCTCCAGTGCTGCTGGAAGGGCTCACCCGGCTGGAGTACCGCGGCTACGACTCCGCCGGTATGGCGCTGCTGACCGCCTCCGGCGCGAAGGTATTCCGCGCCGTCGGTCGGGTGCGTGATCTGCAGGAGGCGCTGCCCAAGCGGCTGTCCGCCAAGGTCGGGATCGGGCATACCCGGTGGGCGACACACGGACCTGCCACCGAGATCAATGCGCACCCGCACCGCAGCGCCGATGGGCGAATCATGCTCGTCCACAACGGCATTGTGGATAACGCTATTGCGTTGCGTGCCGAGCTGACTGCGGCCGGAGTCGAGTTCGTCTCCGACACCGACACCGAAGTGCTGGCCCACCTGATCGGCCGTTCGACCGCAGACTCGCTGGAGGACCGGGTGATCGAGACCTTGGGCCGGATCACCGGAACGTACGCGATCGCGGTCCTGGATGCGCAGCTGCCCGACCGGATCGTCGTCGCCCGGCAGGGCTCGCCGTTGATCCTCGGGATCGGCGATCACGAGATGTTCATCGGCTCCGATGCCTCCGCCCTGGTGCGCCACACCTCCCAGGTGATCCACCTCGACGACGGTGAACTCGCGACCGTCACGGCCGGCGGTTACGAGACCTACACGATCGATCACGCACGCACCTCCAAGCAGCCCGAGGAGCTGACCCTGCGAGCCGAGGAGCTGCAGCTCGAGGGGTACGACACGTTCCTGCACAAAGAGATCCACGAGCAGGCGACCTCCCTGGAGCGCATGCTGTCGGGTCGGTTGGACGACCGGTTCGCCACCGCGCGCCTCGATGGGCTCGGCCTGGATGCCCGGGACCTACGTCGTTTCCGCCGCATCAAAGCGATCGGCTGCGGTAGTTCGTACTACATCGGTCAGCTCGGCGCGTCGATGATCGAGGACCTCGCCCGCATCCCCGCCGACGCCGAAGCGGCGTCCGAATTCCGCTACCGAAACCCGATCATCGAGACCGACACGCTCTATGTCGCGGTCAGCCAGTCGGGCGAGACCGCGGACACTCTCTTCGCGGTGCGCGAGATCCAACGCAAGGGCGGCCGGGTCGTCGGCCTGGTCAACGTGGTCGGATCGACGATCGCCCGCGAGTGCGATGGCGGGATCTACCTGCATGCCGGCCCGGAGATCAGCGTCGCGTCGACGAAGGTACTGACACACATGGGCGTCGGCTTCGCGCTCCTGGCGTTACTACTGGGACGGGTGCGCGACCTGTCGTACGCCGATGGCGCCCGGATCGTGGCAGGGCTGCGGGCGTTGCCGGGCCAGATACAGGACGTGTTGGATACCGAGGAGGAGATCGCGCTGGTCGCCAAAGAACTCGCGCAGGCGCCGTCCTCCTTCTTCATCGGCCGCACCCGCGGGTATGCCGTGGCGCGTGAGGGTGCCCAGAAGCTGAAGGAGATCAGCTACCAGCACGCCGAGGCCTACCAGGCCAGCGAACTGAAGCACGGCCCGCTGGCGTTGATCTCGCCGCTGATGCCGACGGTCGCCATCGTGCCGGACGACGAATTGATCGAGCGCAACGTCGGCGCCCTGCACGAGATCGCCGCCCGCAACGGCCCGGTCATTGCGATCACCCACCCGGGAGTCGACTTCGGCGACCTGAGGGTGCAGCGCATCGTCGTACCGCATGGGGAGATCGAACTGGACCCGATCCTGATGACGATCCCGCTGCAGTTGTTGGCCTACCACGCGGCAAGTGCCCTGGGCAGGGATATCGACCGACCACGCAACCTCGCCAAGTCCGTCACCGTGGAATGA
- a CDS encoding long-chain-acyl-CoA synthetase, with protein sequence MSTTVRQRVSLFDVAKGGLLALPELRHTVTKGPGLTLRPSAVMSIGSVFQKEAAAHPQRPFLKSGDRVISYGDANAQVNRYAYTLIGAGVRRGDVVGLLAVNDIENILILLATVKLGAVAGLLNHHQHGEVLAHSLGILGARVLVVSDDLRDDLASAGDAVASQRVLTMSELRQMSQGASTADPKITAQIIASERAYYIFTSGTTGMPKASVMTHFRWLKSYGGLGALGVRLGGQDTLYCPLPLYHNNSVTVALGAVLHGGAALAVVPKFSASRFWQDCRRFDATSFVYIGELCRYLLAQEPSPDDTRHKVRVIVGNGLRADIWKEFQSRFAITRIAEFYGASECNIAFINALDVDETAGICPLPHKVVVYDDESGQPQRNARGRLQAVRVGQIGLLLAKVTDRQPFDGYTDDNASEAKLIRDGFRTGDCWFNTGDLVRKQGMQHVAFVDRVGDTFRWKGENVATTQVEAALGHAPGVRDCAVYGVAVPGTDGKAGMAAVQMSDGAVFDGSAMAVHLIGALPSYAVPLFIRLVDSLEVTSTFKSRKVQLRTESFDGAGPDEVWVLSVAKYVPYNDDYPADVASGKAPRYR encoded by the coding sequence ATGAGCACCACTGTCCGCCAGCGCGTCAGCCTGTTCGATGTCGCCAAAGGCGGCCTGTTGGCCCTGCCCGAGCTGCGTCACACCGTTACCAAGGGGCCAGGGCTGACGCTCAGGCCCAGTGCGGTGATGTCGATCGGGTCGGTGTTCCAAAAAGAGGCCGCGGCCCATCCGCAGCGTCCCTTCCTCAAGAGTGGCGACCGGGTCATCAGTTACGGCGATGCCAACGCGCAGGTCAACCGGTACGCCTACACGTTGATCGGCGCGGGGGTGCGGCGCGGGGACGTCGTGGGCCTGTTGGCGGTCAACGACATCGAGAACATCCTGATCTTGCTCGCGACCGTCAAGCTCGGCGCGGTGGCGGGTCTGCTCAACCATCACCAGCACGGTGAGGTGCTCGCGCACAGCCTCGGGATCCTCGGTGCCCGGGTGCTCGTCGTCAGTGATGACCTACGCGACGACCTGGCCAGTGCGGGTGACGCCGTGGCCTCCCAACGTGTCCTGACGATGTCCGAGTTGCGTCAGATGTCACAGGGCGCCTCCACCGCAGACCCGAAGATCACCGCCCAGATCATCGCCAGTGAGCGCGCTTACTACATCTTCACGTCCGGCACCACGGGGATGCCGAAGGCATCGGTCATGACGCACTTTCGCTGGTTGAAGTCCTACGGCGGTCTGGGCGCGCTCGGTGTCCGGCTGGGTGGGCAGGACACCCTCTACTGCCCACTGCCGCTCTACCACAACAACTCCGTGACGGTCGCCCTCGGAGCGGTGCTGCACGGCGGCGCAGCACTCGCAGTCGTCCCGAAATTCTCGGCGAGCCGTTTCTGGCAGGACTGTCGCAGATTCGACGCGACCTCCTTCGTCTACATCGGGGAGCTGTGCCGCTACCTGCTCGCGCAGGAACCGTCGCCGGACGACACCCGACACAAGGTGCGCGTCATCGTCGGCAACGGTCTGCGGGCCGATATCTGGAAGGAGTTCCAGAGCCGGTTCGCGATCACGCGGATCGCCGAGTTCTACGGCGCCAGCGAATGCAATATCGCCTTCATCAATGCCCTGGACGTCGACGAGACGGCAGGTATCTGCCCGCTGCCGCACAAAGTGGTGGTCTACGACGACGAGTCGGGTCAGCCGCAGCGCAACGCACGTGGCCGGCTGCAGGCCGTCCGGGTCGGGCAAATCGGTTTGCTGCTCGCGAAGGTGACCGATCGCCAGCCGTTCGACGGGTACACCGACGACAACGCCTCGGAGGCCAAGCTGATCCGCGACGGTTTCAGGACCGGCGACTGCTGGTTCAACACCGGCGACCTCGTTCGCAAGCAGGGCATGCAGCATGTCGCGTTCGTGGACCGGGTCGGCGACACCTTCCGGTGGAAGGGTGAGAACGTCGCGACCACGCAGGTCGAAGCCGCACTCGGACACGCGCCGGGTGTGCGGGACTGCGCGGTCTACGGCGTCGCGGTACCCGGGACCGACGGCAAGGCGGGGATGGCGGCGGTGCAGATGTCAGACGGTGCCGTCTTCGACGGCTCGGCGATGGCTGTCCACCTGATCGGCGCACTGCCGTCGTATGCCGTGCCGCTCTTCATCCGGCTGGTCGACTCACTGGAGGTCACCAGCACCTTCAAGAGCCGCAAGGTGCAGCTGCGTACCGAAAGCTTCGACGGTGCAGGACCGGACGAGGTGTGGGTGCTCAGCGTCGCGAAATACGTGCCCTACAACGACGATTACCCCGCAGATGTCGCCTCGGGCAAGGCGCCCCGGTACCGCTGA
- a CDS encoding histidine phosphatase family protein, which yields MATSSQAGRNGIICGMARTVFLVRHGQASFGKADYDQLSPTGHQQARALGESLRRRGWAPDRIVCGTMKRHRQSVAEILVGAQLDDTQSHDTAELEIDYDPAWNEMDHVEVITGFRPAYRNMLVMKADMVRTLRPRAAFEDMFLQAITRWAGGEHDEDYAETFEGFTTRVSGALESLVGADGERTLVVSSIGVIAWLVTGLLGGQPEPTWRELSMAGFNTGVTRLQIDKTGPHLLTFNEISHLEVATLVTNR from the coding sequence ATGGCCACATCGTCGCAGGCCGGGCGCAATGGGATCATCTGCGGTATGGCGCGCACGGTCTTCCTGGTCCGGCACGGACAGGCATCTTTCGGCAAGGCCGACTACGACCAGTTGTCACCCACCGGGCATCAGCAGGCTCGCGCGCTGGGCGAGTCGTTGCGCAGGCGCGGTTGGGCGCCCGACCGGATCGTCTGCGGCACGATGAAACGTCACCGTCAGAGCGTTGCGGAGATCCTCGTCGGTGCGCAGCTGGACGACACGCAGTCACACGACACCGCCGAACTGGAAATCGATTACGACCCCGCGTGGAACGAGATGGACCACGTCGAGGTCATCACCGGTTTCCGTCCCGCGTACCGCAACATGCTGGTGATGAAGGCCGACATGGTGCGCACCCTGCGACCCCGGGCCGCGTTCGAGGACATGTTCCTGCAGGCGATCACGCGCTGGGCCGGCGGCGAGCACGACGAGGATTACGCGGAAACCTTCGAGGGATTCACGACGCGGGTCTCAGGCGCGCTGGAGTCGCTGGTCGGCGCCGACGGTGAACGCACCCTGGTCGTCTCATCCATCGGGGTGATCGCCTGGCTGGTCACCGGGTTGCTCGGCGGGCAACCCGAGCCGACCTGGCGCGAGCTGTCGATGGCCGGCTTCAACACCGGCGTGACCCGGTTGCAGATCGACAAGACCGGCCCGCACCTGTTGACCTTCAACGAGATCAGCCATCTCGAAGTCGCCACGTTGGTCACCAACCGCTGA